The genome window GGGGAATGTATATAATAATAAATAGAAAGTACGGATACGAGAGATGAAAGGGGAATGGTTGTAAATTGTAATGACACTTTACTTCGGTTCATGGCTTCATGCCAACCTTGACAGCACTTCCATTTAAATGTGAACTTCAAGAATCAAAGGCCAGACCATCGATTGTTGATAGCTTCACAATTGTTACATAATATATATAGTGGATGATAGTCTTTTTCAGTGATTGTTTAATCATATTTATTAAACTATGTCATTTTTTAAGTGCACGAAGATGACATAATCAAGAGTATCATCTTCTAAAAAAGCGGCAACAAAAAAAAGATAATTAGTATAAACAATTAGATAAGTATGTTTTTCCTATATTTGAATTATTAATATTATATCTGAACTGTTTATATTGTAATTCATTGTAACTTCTAATTTAATATTTGAAATTAGGATTTATCATGTGTTACCTACTGTTTTTATACCAAATTATTTTGAAATTTTATAATTATTTATCGAATACATGAATTATGTTTCAAAACCATATATGTAATAATTTTGTATGATTCATCCTTTATCCTAAATCCACCACCACATCCATCCACACAAAAATACACAGTTACAACCATAAAACGCCAGGTAGCCACAAACCTAACAGTCTAATGAAGGGGGTGCAGAGAAAACGATACGACTTTGGCATGCAGAGGCACATCACATAGCAGAAAAAAGTTCAGCAGGAAGAAGCCCGAGCCAATGTGCGCGGGCACATGCAAGGCTTATGCAGCTGCTGCAGTTGTGGTCGGGATCACAAAGGCTCCCAGCTGCGGTGCGTCCTCCGGTGCCGCGACGTAGCCGGCGAGGTCCCGCGGCTTGACGTGCACGCGGAGGCCGTTCTTCATGAACAGAGTGAGCGACATCTTCTGCTCCACCTTGTGCCCAGGGACGAGCTCGACCGAGTGGCGCAGCAGCACAGCGGACGCGATGGACTTCATCTGCAGGTACGCCAGGTCCTTGCCCAGGCACGTCCGAGGCCCGCCGTTGAACGCCACGAAGCGGTACGCGTCCTTGGGCGGCTCGAAACGGGTCCCGTCAGCCGAGAGCCAGCGCTCGGGCCGGAACTcagcgcagtccttcccccagatGCTCTCCATCCGTCCAACCGAGTAGATGGAGTAGGTGACCGCTGAGCCGGCCGGCACCACGGTGCCATCGGGCAGCACGTCGTCCTCCACCACGTACTTGGAGTCCTGCGGCACCGACGGGTACAGCCGCAGCGTCTCCGCCAACGCTGCCTTGAGGTACACGAGGCGGTCCAGCTCGTCGAAGTCCAGCGGCTCCTCGGTCCACCTCCTGCTGTCGTCGCCCCGCGTCTCCCTGACCACGGAGACGATCTCCAGGACCACCTTGCGCTCGACGTCGCGCCGCAGCATGAGCATCCAGAAGAACCAGCTGAGCGCGACGGACGACGTGTCGCGCCCGGCGAGCACGAAGTTGAGCGCGACCCACTGGAGCACGTCCTCTGGGAAcgccctgccgctgccgtcgcgCTTCTTCATGAACCTGGAGAGCAGGTCGTCCGACGGCGTCGCCTTGCGCGCCGCGATGGCCTCCGTCATGTACTGGTCCACGGTCGCGAGGCTCTCGCGGAGGCTCCGCTCGCTGCCGACGCCGAGCGCCTTCTTGACGCGCCACAGGAAGCTGGGGAACAGGAACCTCTGCAGCGTCGCCTCGGTGGCGGAGTCGAAGG of Zea mays cultivar B73 chromosome 8, Zm-B73-REFERENCE-NAM-5.0, whole genome shotgun sequence contains these proteins:
- the LOC100273463 gene encoding putative cytochrome P450 superfamily protein, encoding MATTVLDAGELHLHPYAVAAAAAALVSMYMVWFWALTRGLSGPRMWPLVGSLPSVVLNRARVHDWIVDNLRSTGEAATYQTCILPMPFLARRQGLVTVTCNPRNLEHILRARFDNYPKGPMWQAAFHDLLGQGIFNSDGETWLLQRKTAALEFTTRTLRQAMARWANRIIKYRLWSILADHCEAAASVDLQDLLLRLTFDNICGLTFGKDPETLSPGLQENPFANAFDSATEATLQRFLFPSFLWRVKKALGVGSERSLRESLATVDQYMTEAIAARKATPSDDLLSRFMKKRDGSGRAFPEDVLQWVALNFVLAGRDTSSVALSWFFWMLMLRRDVERKVVLEIVSVVRETRGDDSRRWTEEPLDFDELDRLVYLKAALAETLRLYPSVPQDSKYVVEDDVLPDGTVVPAGSAVTYSIYSVGRMESIWGKDCAEFRPERWLSADGTRFEPPKDAYRFVAFNGGPRTCLGKDLAYLQMKSIASAVLLRHSVELVPGHKVEQKMSLTLFMKNGLRVHVKPRDLAGYVAAPEDAPQLGAFVIPTTTAAAA